A region of [Bacteroides] pectinophilus DNA encodes the following proteins:
- a CDS encoding ketoacyl-ACP synthase III, with protein sequence MKIQTQTNASKDWRLMKSRIIGTGSSCPEYVMTNDMLSQLVDTNDEWIQTRTGICRRHIADRNDDAACLKLAAEASQKALIRAGTNAEDIDMILFATSTPDSVYPNMASLLQRKLGAVNAAGYDINAACSGFIYALSAADAFIRAGMAEKILLVGAEIMSRHVDWNDRSTCVLFGDGAGAVVIAPDDKYGIEALSLHNDGNAGDALSCSTSGHIAMNGQEVFRFAVRRVPEVIEEVLGKCGWSKEDADLYVLHQANIRIIQSAARRLDIDIDRFAVNLDEYGNTSAASIPLLLAQLDEEGRLEQGKRIVCSGFGAGLSWGAAALTW encoded by the coding sequence ATGAAAATTCAGACGCAGACCAATGCGTCTAAGGATTGGAGACTGATGAAATCCAGAATAATAGGAACAGGGAGCAGCTGTCCCGAATATGTCATGACAAATGACATGCTCTCACAGCTGGTTGATACGAATGATGAATGGATACAGACAAGAACCGGAATATGCAGACGGCATATTGCAGACAGGAATGATGATGCTGCATGTCTTAAGCTTGCTGCCGAAGCTTCACAGAAGGCATTGATACGAGCAGGGACGAATGCAGAGGATATAGACATGATACTGTTTGCAACATCAACGCCGGATTCTGTATATCCCAATATGGCATCACTTCTGCAGAGGAAACTCGGTGCAGTTAACGCAGCCGGTTATGACATTAACGCGGCGTGCTCGGGCTTTATATATGCCCTGTCGGCTGCAGATGCATTTATAAGGGCAGGCATGGCTGAGAAGATACTTCTGGTTGGAGCCGAGATTATGTCAAGGCATGTAGACTGGAATGACAGAAGCACATGTGTGTTGTTTGGTGATGGGGCAGGAGCAGTGGTCATTGCACCGGATGATAAGTATGGGATTGAGGCACTGTCACTTCATAATGATGGTAATGCCGGTGATGCATTAAGCTGCAGCACATCAGGGCATATAGCAATGAATGGACAGGAAGTGTTCAGATTCGCGGTAAGACGGGTGCCTGAGGTTATAGAAGAGGTGCTTGGCAAATGTGGCTGGTCAAAAGAAGATGCAGATTTATATGTACTTCATCAGGCCAACATAAGAATAATCCAGTCAGCAGCCAGAAGGCTTGACATAGATATTGACAGATTTGCGGTTAATCTTGATGAGTATGGCAATACATCAGCAGCCAGCATACCGCTTCTGCTTGCACAGCTTGACGAGGAAGGCAGGCTTGAACAGGGAAAAAGAATCGTCTGTTCGGGATTTGGAGCAGGACTGTCATGGGGAGCCGCAGCGCTGACATGGTAA
- the acpP gene encoding acyl carrier protein, producing MLEKMKEIIAQQLGVDEEEVKAESRFKEDLKADSLDLFELVMALEDEYGIEIPSDDLQNLLTVQNVMDYLKSKGVEA from the coding sequence ATGTTAGAGAAAATGAAAGAAATTATTGCACAGCAGCTTGGAGTAGACGAGGAAGAAGTAAAGGCAGAGAGCAGATTCAAGGAAGACCTCAAAGCAGATTCACTTGACCTTTTTGAACTTGTAATGGCACTTGAGGATGAGTACGGGATTGAGATTCCATCAGATGACCTTCAGAATCTTCTTACAGTCCAGAATGTAATGGATTACCTTAAGTCTAAGGGAGTTGAAGCGTAA
- the fabK gene encoding enoyl-[acyl-carrier-protein] reductase FabK, with translation MKTQITELLGIEYPVIQGGMAWVADAQLAANVSKAGGIGFIGAANAPAEWVREQIHIARQITDKPFGVNVMLLSPHADEVAAVVSEEKVAAVTTGAGNPAKYMEMWKNSGIRVIPVVASVALARMMEKCGADAVVAEGMESGGHIGEQTTMSLVPQVVDAVSIPVIAAGGIGDGRGMAAAFMLGAQAVQIGTRFIVAKECNVHQAYKDRVIQARDIDSEVTGRSTGHPVRSLRNQMTRKYQALEKEGAGFEELELLTLGALRKAVVDGDVKNGTVMAGQIAGLIKKEQTCSEIIKELMDGMSNVIEHVRGEI, from the coding sequence ATGAAGACACAGATTACGGAACTGCTTGGAATTGAATATCCTGTAATTCAGGGTGGCATGGCGTGGGTTGCGGATGCGCAGCTTGCAGCCAATGTATCAAAGGCAGGCGGTATTGGATTTATCGGTGCAGCCAATGCACCGGCTGAATGGGTAAGAGAACAGATACATATTGCGAGACAGATAACAGATAAACCGTTTGGAGTAAATGTAATGCTGTTAAGCCCACATGCTGACGAGGTTGCGGCAGTAGTTTCCGAAGAAAAGGTTGCGGCAGTTACTACGGGAGCCGGCAATCCGGCAAAATATATGGAAATGTGGAAGAACAGCGGTATCAGGGTTATCCCGGTAGTTGCATCAGTCGCACTTGCCAGAATGATGGAAAAATGCGGAGCAGATGCAGTGGTTGCTGAAGGAATGGAGTCAGGTGGACATATAGGCGAACAGACAACAATGTCACTTGTACCACAGGTCGTTGATGCGGTTTCTATCCCGGTCATAGCAGCCGGAGGAATAGGTGACGGAAGAGGAATGGCTGCAGCATTTATGCTTGGAGCGCAGGCCGTACAGATAGGAACAAGATTTATTGTAGCCAAAGAATGTAATGTCCATCAGGCATACAAGGACAGAGTGATTCAGGCAAGAGACATAGATTCGGAAGTCACGGGAAGAAGCACCGGACATCCGGTAAGGTCACTGCGCAATCAGATGACAAGAAAATATCAGGCACTTGAAAAGGAAGGTGCAGGCTTTGAAGAGCTTGAACTGCTTACACTCGGAGCACTCCGCAAGGCTGTAGTTGACGGTGATGTGAAGAACGGAACAGTAATGGCAGGACAGATAGCAGGACTAATCAAAAAAGAACAGACATGCAGTGAGATTATAAAAGAGCTCATGGATGGCATGAGTAATGTAATAGAGCATGTCAGAGGTGAAATATGA
- the fabD gene encoding ACP S-malonyltransferase: protein MKIAFMFPGQGAQYVGMGRDFYENYPEAGAVFDMAGQAAGFDVRRVCFEENDDINRTEYTQAAMLATECAILEVVQNMGIKADTALGLSLGEYGALVAAGVLNAYDAISIVRQRGILMEQAVPAGQGTMAAVLGADSELVENVLAECSGTVTIANYNCPGQLVISGETYAVRAASEALKSAGIKRVVELNVSGPFHSPLLEQAGEKLGSVLDNYTFNRPAIPYVANVTADYVTDEPKVKELLMKQVSSSVRFEQSVRRLIGDGTDTFIEIGPGHTLSSFVKKTDRSVNIINIEKTEDLKKLEVLNA from the coding sequence ATGAAAATAGCATTTATGTTCCCGGGGCAGGGAGCACAGTATGTCGGCATGGGAAGAGATTTTTATGAGAACTATCCCGAGGCAGGAGCTGTTTTTGATATGGCAGGACAGGCGGCAGGATTTGATGTACGTCGTGTATGCTTTGAAGAAAATGATGATATAAACAGAACAGAATACACGCAGGCAGCCATGCTTGCAACAGAATGTGCAATCCTTGAAGTGGTACAGAATATGGGGATTAAAGCAGATACTGCGCTCGGACTCAGTCTTGGGGAGTATGGTGCGCTTGTTGCGGCAGGCGTACTGAACGCATATGATGCAATCAGTATAGTCAGACAGCGAGGAATACTTATGGAACAGGCAGTACCGGCAGGACAGGGAACAATGGCGGCAGTGCTCGGTGCGGATTCAGAGCTTGTTGAGAATGTTCTTGCAGAATGTTCAGGAACAGTAACCATAGCTAATTACAACTGTCCGGGGCAGCTTGTCATCTCAGGAGAGACATATGCGGTACGTGCTGCATCAGAGGCACTCAAATCTGCAGGAATAAAAAGGGTTGTGGAGCTTAATGTAAGCGGACCGTTCCATTCACCACTTCTTGAACAGGCAGGAGAAAAGCTTGGCAGCGTGCTTGATAATTACACATTTAACAGGCCGGCAATACCATATGTGGCCAATGTAACGGCTGATTATGTGACGGATGAGCCAAAGGTAAAAGAACTCCTTATGAAGCAGGTCAGCTCATCAGTACGCTTTGAGCAGTCTGTGAGAAGACTTATCGGAGATGGCACAGATACATTTATTGAGATAGGTCCGGGACATACGCTGTCATCATTTGTTAAAAAGACAGACCGCAGTGTCAATATCATTAATATTGAAAAGACGGAGGATCTTAAGAAGCTGGAGGTGCTTAATGCTTAA
- the fabG gene encoding 3-oxoacyl-[acyl-carrier-protein] reductase: protein MLNKKVALVTGAGRGIGRETALQLARQNATVIVNYNGNKAAAEETVRIITEAGGTAECMQCSVADYTAVEQMVKTIIEKYGSIDILVNNAGITKDNLLIGMSEKDFDDVLDTNLKGAFNCIRHAARQMIKQRNGRIINITSVVGLSGNAGQANYAASKAGIIGLTKSVARELATRGITVNAVAPGYVDTDMTKVLKEPVKEAVMQQIPMKRMGRPEDIADAVIFLASDRASYITGQVLSVDGGMHM from the coding sequence ATGCTTAATAAAAAAGTTGCGCTTGTCACAGGTGCCGGAAGAGGCATCGGAAGGGAGACGGCATTACAGCTTGCCAGACAGAATGCAACAGTCATTGTTAATTACAATGGCAATAAGGCTGCGGCAGAAGAGACGGTGCGTATTATAACCGAAGCCGGAGGAACGGCAGAATGTATGCAGTGTTCGGTGGCTGATTATACAGCTGTTGAGCAGATGGTTAAGACAATTATTGAAAAATACGGTTCTATAGATATCCTTGTAAATAATGCCGGAATAACTAAAGACAATCTGTTAATTGGCATGAGTGAGAAAGATTTTGATGATGTATTGGATACCAACCTGAAAGGAGCCTTCAACTGTATCCGCCATGCTGCAAGACAGATGATAAAGCAAAGAAACGGACGAATTATAAATATTACGTCTGTGGTTGGATTGTCAGGCAACGCAGGTCAGGCCAATTATGCGGCAAGTAAGGCAGGCATAATAGGGCTTACGAAGTCGGTGGCAAGAGAACTGGCAACACGCGGAATAACTGTAAATGCGGTAGCACCGGGATATGTTGATACTGATATGACAAAAGTGCTTAAAGAACCGGTCAAGGAGGCTGTCATGCAGCAGATACCAATGAAGCGGATGGGAAGACCGGAGGATATTGCTGATGCTGTAATATTTCTTGCATCAGACCGGGCTTCATATATAACAGGACAGGTACTGTCAGTTGATGGCGGAATGCATATGTAA
- the fabF gene encoding beta-ketoacyl-ACP synthase II, which translates to MKRRVVITGMGAITPIGNSVDEFWAGVRQQKVGIDFITRFDASDYKAKLAAEVKNFDAKNYMDFKMAKRMETFSQYAVAAAGEAIADAGLDMADEDAYMAGTSVSSGIGSLDAMEREHKKLLEKGPSRINPLLVPLMITNMAAGNVAIAFGLKGKSLNVVTACASGTNAVGEGYRSIQSGEADIMVSGGTESAVTPIGIGGFAALTALSASTDPKRASIPFDRDRSGFVMGEGAGILVLEELEHAKKRGAHIYAEITGYGCSNDAFHITSPAEDGSGAARAMTNAMNEAGVRPADIDYINAHGTSTHHNDLFETRAIKLAFGEDAYGVKISSTKSMVGHMLGAAGAVECIACVKTIQDGYIHPNVGLENTEDELDLDYVKGKGIESDVTYVMSNSLGFGGHNASIILKKYEA; encoded by the coding sequence ATGAAAAGAAGAGTTGTAATTACCGGAATGGGTGCAATAACGCCTATAGGCAACAGCGTTGATGAATTCTGGGCCGGAGTTAGGCAGCAGAAGGTTGGAATAGATTTTATAACCAGATTTGATGCATCGGATTATAAAGCGAAGCTTGCAGCAGAGGTTAAGAACTTTGATGCAAAGAATTATATGGATTTTAAGATGGCAAAGCGCATGGAGACATTTTCACAGTATGCGGTTGCAGCAGCAGGAGAAGCCATTGCGGATGCCGGACTTGACATGGCTGATGAAGATGCATACATGGCAGGTACTTCTGTGTCATCCGGAATAGGAAGCCTTGATGCAATGGAGAGGGAGCACAAGAAGCTTCTTGAGAAAGGTCCGTCAAGAATTAATCCGCTGCTTGTGCCGCTTATGATTACCAATATGGCAGCAGGTAATGTTGCGATTGCCTTCGGTCTTAAGGGCAAGAGCCTTAATGTTGTGACGGCGTGTGCATCAGGAACCAATGCAGTCGGGGAAGGCTACAGAAGCATTCAGTCGGGCGAGGCAGATATTATGGTATCAGGTGGAACGGAAAGTGCTGTTACACCTATAGGAATTGGCGGCTTTGCAGCACTTACGGCGCTGTCTGCGTCAACTGACCCTAAGAGGGCATCAATACCGTTTGACAGGGACAGAAGCGGCTTTGTAATGGGAGAAGGTGCCGGAATCCTCGTGCTTGAGGAACTTGAACATGCGAAGAAAAGAGGAGCACATATATATGCGGAGATTACCGGATACGGCTGCTCTAATGATGCATTTCACATAACATCACCTGCAGAGGATGGAAGCGGTGCGGCGAGAGCCATGACTAATGCCATGAATGAAGCGGGTGTAAGACCGGCGGATATTGATTATATAAATGCTCACGGAACTTCAACACATCATAACGACCTGTTTGAGACAAGAGCAATAAAGCTTGCATTCGGAGAGGACGCATACGGCGTAAAGATAAGCTCAACAAAATCAATGGTAGGACATATGCTCGGTGCTGCCGGTGCGGTAGAGTGCATCGCATGTGTAAAGACGATTCAGGACGGATATATTCATCCTAATGTAGGACTGGAGAACACGGAAGATGAACTTGATCTTGATTATGTAAAGGGCAAAGGGATTGAGAGTGATGTTACATACGTTATGAGTAACTCACTGGGATTCGGCGGACATAATGCAAGCATAATCCTGAAAAAATATGAAGCGTAG
- the accB gene encoding acetyl-CoA carboxylase biotin carboxyl carrier protein, with protein sequence MELDNILKLIDHVSKSELSSFSLDEDGTSIKMEAGRISVTASPDNMAVMASDVEIKPAKTEQQHGSNAADTQIQGNVVSSPLVGVFYEASSPDADAFVAVGDKVVKGQTLGIIEAMKLMNEIESEYEGTVLEVLVKDKDTVEYGQPLFVIG encoded by the coding sequence ATGGAACTTGATAATATTCTGAAACTGATAGACCATGTCTCTAAGTCAGAGCTTTCAAGCTTTTCTCTTGATGAGGACGGAACCTCAATCAAGATGGAGGCAGGAAGAATATCAGTGACTGCTTCGCCTGACAATATGGCGGTTATGGCATCGGATGTTGAGATAAAACCGGCAAAGACAGAACAGCAGCACGGCAGTAATGCGGCAGATACGCAGATACAGGGTAATGTAGTCAGCTCTCCGCTTGTCGGAGTGTTCTATGAGGCATCATCACCTGATGCGGATGCATTTGTGGCAGTCGGAGACAAAGTGGTAAAAGGACAGACGCTTGGAATAATCGAGGCAATGAAGCTTATGAACGAGATAGAAAGTGAATATGAGGGAACTGTCCTTGAGGTACTTGTAAAGGATAAAGATACGGTTGAATATGGTCAGCCGCTGTTTGTAATTGGTTAA
- the fabZ gene encoding 3-hydroxyacyl-ACP dehydratase FabZ — MLNTRQIMDIIPHRHPFLLVDRIEELKPGIRAVGVKAVTYDEPYFSGHFPDEPVMPGVLQIEACAQVGAVAILSLDENKGKTAYFGGISSARFKRKVVPGDVLTMECEIIKRKGPVGVGKATAKVGDEIALTAELTFVIN; from the coding sequence ATGCTTAATACAAGACAGATTATGGATATAATTCCACACAGACACCCGTTTCTGCTTGTGGACAGAATAGAAGAGCTAAAGCCCGGCATCCGTGCCGTCGGTGTTAAGGCTGTTACATATGATGAGCCTTATTTTTCGGGACATTTTCCTGATGAACCCGTTATGCCGGGGGTGCTTCAGATTGAGGCATGTGCGCAGGTCGGAGCAGTAGCGATACTTTCGCTGGATGAGAATAAAGGTAAGACAGCGTATTTCGGAGGAATAAGTTCTGCAAGGTTCAAGAGGAAGGTTGTTCCGGGGGATGTGCTTACAATGGAGTGCGAGATTATAAAGAGAAAAGGACCTGTCGGAGTGGGAAAGGCAACCGCAAAGGTTGGTGACGAGATTGCACTTACGGCGGAGCTTACATTTGTAATAAATTAA
- a CDS encoding acetyl-CoA carboxylase biotin carboxylase subunit codes for MFNKILIANRGEIAVRIIRACREMGIKTVAVYSEADRDALHTQLADEAVCIGPAQAADSYLDMEKIISATIITKAEAIHPGFGFLSENSRFATLCEKCNIKFIGPDAALIESLGNKSEAKNTMQAAGVPVIPGTKKPVYDWQEGLKFADEAGYPVIVKAALGGGGKGMRVVSSHDEFEHEFLTAQRESESAFGDGTMYIEKYIVNPRHIEFQILADEHGNVIHLGERDCSIQRRHQKLIEESPSVAVDAGLRKRMGETAVRAAKTVGYKNAGTIEFLLDKDNNFYFMEMNTRIQVEHGVTEMVTGTDIVKEQIRIAAGLELSYRQEDIVIRGHAIECRINAEDAAHNFRPCPGTIGDIHIPGGNGIRIDTAVYPGCTIPPYYDSMIMKVVVCDRDRQSAINKMISTLGEVVIDGLTTNLDFMYELLHEADYRNGRIDTGYIERHNL; via the coding sequence ATGTTTAATAAGATTCTTATAGCCAACAGAGGAGAGATAGCTGTACGTATAATCCGTGCATGCCGCGAGATGGGAATTAAGACCGTTGCAGTATATTCTGAGGCAGACCGTGATGCGCTTCATACACAGCTTGCGGATGAGGCAGTCTGCATAGGTCCGGCGCAGGCAGCAGACAGCTATCTTGATATGGAAAAGATAATAAGCGCAACAATAATCACCAAAGCAGAAGCAATTCATCCCGGATTTGGATTCCTTTCGGAAAACAGCAGATTTGCAACATTATGTGAAAAATGCAATATAAAGTTCATAGGTCCTGACGCAGCACTTATCGAAAGTCTCGGCAATAAGTCTGAGGCAAAGAATACAATGCAGGCGGCAGGAGTCCCTGTAATTCCCGGTACAAAAAAGCCTGTATATGACTGGCAGGAAGGGCTGAAATTTGCGGATGAGGCAGGTTATCCGGTTATAGTAAAAGCAGCACTCGGCGGTGGAGGCAAGGGCATGCGCGTTGTCAGCAGCCATGATGAATTTGAACATGAATTTCTTACGGCACAAAGAGAGTCTGAGAGTGCGTTCGGTGATGGCACGATGTATATTGAAAAATATATTGTCAATCCGAGACATATTGAATTCCAGATACTTGCGGATGAGCATGGCAATGTTATTCATCTTGGTGAACGTGACTGTTCAATACAGAGAAGGCATCAGAAGCTTATAGAGGAATCACCGTCAGTTGCGGTGGATGCCGGGCTGAGAAAGAGAATGGGAGAGACGGCGGTCCGTGCGGCAAAGACAGTAGGTTATAAGAATGCGGGGACAATAGAATTTCTCCTTGATAAAGACAATAACTTTTACTTTATGGAAATGAATACGAGAATTCAGGTAGAACACGGCGTGACAGAGATGGTCACGGGAACTGATATCGTGAAAGAACAGATACGAATCGCAGCAGGCCTTGAGCTGTCATACAGGCAGGAGGATATAGTAATCAGGGGGCATGCGATTGAATGCAGGATAAATGCCGAAGACGCGGCACACAATTTCCGCCCGTGTCCGGGAACAATCGGTGATATTCACATACCGGGAGGCAATGGAATAAGAATCGATACCGCTGTCTATCCGGGATGCACGATTCCGCCGTACTACGATTCAATGATTATGAAGGTGGTGGTCTGTGACAGAGACAGACAATCCGCAATTAATAAGATGATAAGTACTCTTGGAGAGGTAGTAATAGACGGACTTACTACTAACCTTGACTTTATGTATGAATTACTGCATGAAGCTGATTACCGGAATGGACGGATTGATACCGGATATATAGAGAGGCATAACCTATAA
- a CDS encoding acetyl-CoA carboxylase carboxyltransferase subunit alpha, whose protein sequence is MLLKGVFKKTNYIPIDGADRDGKDMPNIPDGLFTQCPECAGSVFTDELENNMMVCPKCGHHMRMKASDRIAMIADEGSFEEWDKNMPVSDPLQYEGYPDKISSVRKSTGLDEAVVTGRCLISGHECVICVCDSHFLMGSMGENVGEKITRAAEKATRLRLPIIIFTCSGGARMQEGIVSLMQMAKTSAALKQHDEAGLLYITVLTDPTTGGVTASFAMLGDIILAEPGALVGFAGPRVIRQTIRQELPEGFQRAEFLLEHGLIDNIVRRKDMKETLAHILAMHDMPDDTHMPEYKEYLKNIYTKNTKNTMNAENSDNELPLKSAWTRVQTARDKKRPTALDYIENVTKGFYELHGDRTYRDDQAIVGGIAMFGKMPVTVIGQQKGRNTKENMKHNFGMPYPEGYRKALRLMKQAEKFGRPVICFVDTPGAYCGIEAEERGQGEAIARNLFEMSALKVPVLSIVIGEGGSGGALAMAVGNEVWMLENAVYSVLSPEGFASILWKDAKKAPEAAEAMKITAADLKKLGIIERILPEFPAATQKNLRQITCYMKYCITDFMIKYCGMTQDEIVAQRGKRFREM, encoded by the coding sequence ATGCTTTTAAAAGGCGTTTTTAAAAAGACAAATTATATTCCGATTGACGGTGCAGACCGTGACGGTAAGGATATGCCCAATATCCCGGACGGACTTTTTACGCAGTGCCCTGAATGCGCAGGCTCTGTATTTACAGATGAGCTTGAAAATAATATGATGGTATGTCCAAAATGCGGGCACCATATGAGAATGAAAGCATCAGATCGCATAGCCATGATTGCTGACGAGGGAAGTTTTGAGGAGTGGGATAAAAACATGCCGGTATCTGACCCGCTGCAATATGAAGGATATCCTGATAAGATAAGTTCGGTAAGGAAATCAACGGGACTTGATGAAGCAGTAGTTACAGGCAGATGCCTTATTAGCGGACATGAGTGTGTTATATGTGTATGTGATTCACATTTTCTTATGGGGAGCATGGGCGAGAATGTCGGTGAGAAGATAACACGCGCAGCAGAAAAAGCCACAAGACTCAGGCTTCCGATTATTATATTCACCTGCTCGGGCGGAGCAAGAATGCAGGAGGGAATTGTGTCACTTATGCAGATGGCAAAGACCTCCGCAGCGCTCAAGCAGCATGATGAGGCAGGGCTTCTGTATATAACGGTGCTTACGGACCCGACAACAGGTGGTGTGACAGCAAGCTTTGCAATGCTGGGAGATATAATACTTGCAGAGCCGGGAGCACTTGTAGGCTTTGCCGGCCCGCGTGTCATAAGGCAGACGATAAGACAGGAGTTACCGGAAGGCTTTCAGCGTGCGGAATTCCTGCTTGAACACGGACTGATTGACAATATCGTGCGTAGGAAAGATATGAAGGAAACTCTTGCACATATTCTTGCAATGCACGACATGCCGGATGATACACATATGCCGGAATACAAGGAATACCTTAAAAATATTTATACGAAAAATACAAAGAATACAATGAATGCGGAAAATTCAGACAATGAGCTGCCGCTTAAGAGTGCGTGGACACGCGTACAGACTGCAAGAGACAAGAAACGTCCGACAGCACTCGATTACATTGAAAATGTTACAAAAGGCTTCTATGAGCTGCACGGTGACAGAACCTACAGGGACGATCAGGCTATAGTAGGCGGCATTGCAATGTTTGGCAAAATGCCGGTGACAGTTATCGGACAGCAGAAGGGGCGCAATACCAAGGAGAATATGAAGCATAACTTCGGCATGCCATATCCGGAAGGTTACAGAAAAGCTCTGCGTCTTATGAAGCAGGCAGAGAAGTTCGGACGCCCCGTAATCTGCTTTGTTGATACGCCGGGTGCATACTGCGGAATTGAGGCGGAAGAGCGGGGACAGGGCGAAGCAATTGCCCGTAACCTGTTTGAAATGTCGGCACTCAAAGTCCCGGTTCTTTCGATTGTCATAGGCGAAGGCGGAAGCGGCGGCGCACTTGCAATGGCTGTAGGCAACGAGGTATGGATGCTTGAAAATGCAGTGTATTCCGTGCTTTCACCGGAGGGCTTTGCATCAATCCTCTGGAAAGATGCCAAGAAAGCTCCTGAGGCGGCAGAGGCAATGAAGATAACCGCCGCTGACTTAAAAAAGCTCGGCATAATAGAGCGCATACTTCCGGAATTCCCGGCAGCAACTCAGAAGAATCTCAGGCAGATTACATGCTACATGAAATACTGTATAACGGATTTTATGATAAAGTATTGCGGAATGACGCAGGATGAGATAGTAGCTCAGAGGGGCAAGAGGTTTAGGGAGATGTAA